In Fluviispira sanaruensis, a genomic segment contains:
- a CDS encoding transposase, with protein sequence MEYKEILSASQVMIQFKLEIRSRKHDPEEILSGIFYILITGIQWRNLSRKYLPKSTCYYWFTKLSKLDAWKETYTQFFASYKKYFSANLNTVSVDGTFVKAVKGGAMIGKTKIRKGTKVMQMVDKEGLLVSLHIDSANPHESRLLMKTIKNYRKVNIRYERDPKLFENFIWIAHCLIFIKKFNIHNDYLVA encoded by the coding sequence ATGGAATATAAAGAAATTTTAAGTGCTTCGCAAGTCATGATTCAATTTAAACTAGAGATCAGATCAAGGAAACACGATCCAGAAGAAATCCTTTCTGGAATATTTTATATATTAATTACTGGCATTCAATGGAGGAATTTAAGCAGAAAATATCTGCCGAAAAGTACTTGCTACTACTGGTTTACAAAGCTCTCAAAGTTGGATGCATGGAAAGAAACCTACACGCAGTTTTTTGCAAGCTATAAAAAATATTTTAGTGCAAATTTAAACACGGTTTCAGTAGATGGAACTTTTGTAAAAGCTGTTAAGGGCGGAGCAATGATCGGGAAAACTAAGATTCGAAAAGGAACAAAAGTCATGCAAATGGTAGATAAGGAGGGACTCTTAGTTTCTTTGCATATTGACTCTGCAAATCCTCATGAGTCACGTTTACTGATGAAAACCATAAAAAATTATCGAAAGGTTAATATTCGTTATGAGCGAGACCCTAAACTATTTGAGAATTTTATATGGATAGCACATTGCTTAATATTTATTAAAAAATTCAATATTCATAATGATTACTTGGTGGCTTAA
- a CDS encoding LVIVD repeat-containing protein: MKTKNKHLLLKIFGPIFALSININVDASVFDKNNIPIEIKDKKSTQKLAGEPTEPNEKTWGYNEKTGKFIHPSITPDNEGPQPFKGSLNYYDNNQYVHNMKMEGFIPYVAGYGHSWQAVLNWQGRRYLYDYETTMYNLFDITDAKNIKFMNRKNFDIKNGEHQFGPLTIKYNKTLNKTIAVQCYEVPRYGVLENKYLYKDQVKAIRERKMLRGFRIYEVTDPEWTQWKLLSETSLDENANGNTIAQQGSGCLDVPVYYGGKYLFVAGAPDDSYALTEYKSYLFSAPQLVYDVSNPEKPKRLSIWSVPGQKLGEEKEYAKNQHAGNKTTWMGARMPLFIPKDIEEGGKYAYAAMGGLGFYAVDISNPNKLTTISHLDFPLNVSGTVGDNIDVSKANSTGMIYYSGYPLAEDCHEPYKEIYAIDVKDPSHPKIVNTLPRPTPPKNAPFTDYCQRRGSFGPKRSGYASINTGTPNQRYLPYAFYNAGVQIFDVKDPKNPTISAYFVPKMSGEFIGKDGKTKVKSDPSNPVHSIFVEWDRNLIWAFSNHGIYVLSTSLLGAPIKEFIARN; the protein is encoded by the coding sequence ATGAAAACAAAAAATAAACATTTACTATTAAAAATATTTGGACCTATCTTCGCTTTAAGTATCAATATTAATGTAGATGCAAGTGTATTCGATAAAAATAATATACCAATTGAAATAAAAGATAAAAAAAGCACACAGAAATTAGCGGGAGAACCAACTGAACCAAATGAAAAAACATGGGGATACAATGAAAAAACAGGTAAATTCATCCATCCTTCTATAACCCCAGACAATGAAGGCCCACAACCTTTTAAAGGAAGCTTAAATTATTATGACAATAATCAATATGTCCATAACATGAAAATGGAGGGATTTATTCCTTATGTTGCAGGCTATGGACACAGTTGGCAAGCAGTTTTAAACTGGCAAGGACGGCGTTATTTGTATGATTATGAAACAACTATGTATAATTTATTCGACATTACAGATGCAAAAAATATTAAATTCATGAATAGAAAAAATTTCGATATTAAAAATGGAGAGCATCAATTTGGACCATTAACAATAAAATATAATAAAACCTTGAATAAAACAATTGCAGTGCAATGTTACGAAGTCCCACGCTATGGAGTCCTCGAAAATAAATATTTGTATAAAGATCAAGTAAAAGCAATTCGTGAAAGAAAAATGTTGAGAGGTTTTAGAATATATGAAGTTACAGACCCTGAATGGACTCAATGGAAACTCCTTTCTGAAACATCTTTGGATGAAAATGCAAATGGAAATACAATAGCACAGCAAGGTTCTGGTTGTTTAGATGTTCCTGTTTATTATGGTGGCAAATATCTTTTTGTTGCAGGAGCACCTGATGATTCTTACGCTTTGACAGAATATAAATCATATTTATTTTCTGCCCCTCAATTGGTTTATGATGTTTCTAATCCCGAAAAACCCAAAAGGCTTTCGATTTGGTCTGTACCTGGTCAAAAATTAGGTGAAGAAAAAGAGTATGCAAAAAATCAACATGCTGGAAATAAAACAACATGGATGGGCGCAAGAATGCCGCTCTTTATTCCAAAAGACATAGAAGAAGGAGGAAAATATGCTTATGCTGCAATGGGTGGTCTGGGTTTTTACGCTGTTGATATTTCCAATCCAAATAAATTAACAACAATTTCTCATTTAGATTTTCCATTGAATGTTTCAGGAACAGTTGGTGACAATATAGATGTTTCTAAAGCCAATTCAACGGGCATGATTTATTACAGTGGATATCCTTTAGCCGAAGATTGCCATGAGCCATATAAAGAAATATATGCTATTGATGTAAAAGATCCAAGTCATCCTAAAATTGTAAATACTTTACCTAGACCAACTCCGCCTAAAAACGCTCCTTTCACAGATTATTGTCAAAGAAGAGGTAGTTTTGGGCCCAAAAGAAGTGGATATGCATCCATAAATACAGGAACTCCAAATCAAAGATATTTACCATATGCCTTTTACAACGCTGGAGTGCAAATATTTGATGTGAAGGATCCTAAAAATCCTACGATATCAGCTTATTTTGTTCCAAAAATGTCTGGTGAATTTATCGGAAAAGACGGAAAAACGAAGGTGAAAAGCGATCCTTCGAATCCAGTACACAGTATTTTCGTAGAATGGGATCGAAATCTAATTTGGGCATTTTCAAATCATGGGATTTATGTTTTGTCGACTTCACTTTTAGGTGCGCCTATAAAAGAGTTCATTGCGAGGAATTAA
- a CDS encoding exonuclease domain-containing protein yields MTFQNKHNRSFKPGFKTLRKEQTLPTEIIANPNRPQWISRLPAQIDIVFFDLETTGGNPQNSSIIEIGAIKYKHGKEVGRFETLVNPKRNIPNIVQKITHINNEMIKNAPTLEEIFDDFINFIGDSVIVAHGAQGDIAYLVHHMRELKNLEFKNFYFCTHLIVSNILPEMPSKTLSGVAEYFEIPVLDAHKALDDAEMTSSVFWKLLEVCERNGFKTCEDLFKIQADAETVRKLGPGINPTIVDNIPTTPGILYILNSHHEISYITASVNLRKSLQQLTEISLDKEMNRIVVDASGFKFERTNNLLESLIKEKRELKRLSLSIDPRKSQSRSENFLQIFIPEDMLEYARDYPHKVPFIIPQHEEIHNGEFLEEETYVEENKINNNLYATFGEQDDTVIPITKTRRILSISRSDKFKILRRRNHSIESCVRIGHLKEGVGYCFGPFAQPKAVLQEVQELLKHFPIEFNNFTMQERFAHLRVIISLLNGNIEQEIKKIERENKKINALKNFSNYLRNLKLIKDINQISEYFNKNYMSNIPKSGLCLISNNDFKEFDVAVVVRGRVAKKSRLPFEQGDRLKSPRYFTRLFENYYDEIMAPLSPIVFTDDHCSDMELFSYWLQNKKGEGEWVEFSELEPLFNTTLL; encoded by the coding sequence ATGACGTTTCAAAATAAGCACAACCGCTCATTTAAGCCTGGATTTAAAACCCTGCGAAAAGAGCAGACCCTTCCCACAGAAATCATAGCGAATCCAAACCGTCCGCAATGGATCAGCCGTTTGCCAGCGCAAATTGATATTGTGTTTTTCGATCTTGAAACTACGGGTGGGAATCCACAAAATAGTTCAATTATCGAAATTGGTGCGATTAAATACAAACATGGCAAAGAAGTTGGGCGTTTTGAAACATTAGTAAATCCCAAAAGAAATATTCCAAATATCGTGCAAAAAATCACTCATATTAATAATGAAATGATCAAAAACGCGCCAACCTTGGAAGAAATTTTTGATGACTTTATAAATTTCATTGGAGATTCTGTTATAGTTGCACACGGTGCCCAAGGTGATATTGCTTATTTAGTTCATCATATGAGAGAATTAAAAAACTTAGAATTTAAAAACTTTTATTTCTGCACACATCTCATCGTTTCAAATATTTTACCAGAAATGCCTTCAAAAACATTATCAGGGGTTGCTGAATATTTTGAAATACCTGTATTAGACGCCCACAAGGCACTCGATGATGCTGAAATGACCTCATCGGTTTTCTGGAAATTACTTGAAGTTTGCGAAAGAAATGGCTTTAAAACCTGCGAAGACCTTTTTAAAATACAAGCCGACGCAGAAACTGTCCGTAAGCTTGGTCCGGGAATAAATCCCACGATCGTGGACAATATTCCGACCACACCCGGTATACTTTATATATTAAATTCTCATCATGAAATTTCATATATCACTGCAAGTGTAAATTTAAGAAAATCATTACAGCAATTAACAGAAATTAGTTTAGACAAAGAGATGAATCGTATAGTTGTCGACGCCTCTGGATTTAAATTTGAGCGTACGAATAATTTATTAGAATCTCTCATTAAAGAAAAACGTGAATTAAAGCGTCTTTCACTTTCAATAGATCCACGAAAAAGTCAAAGCAGAAGCGAAAATTTTTTACAAATTTTTATTCCTGAAGATATGCTTGAATATGCACGAGATTATCCTCATAAAGTGCCTTTCATTATTCCTCAACATGAAGAAATTCATAATGGGGAGTTTTTGGAAGAAGAAACTTATGTAGAAGAAAATAAAATAAATAATAATCTCTATGCAACTTTTGGTGAACAGGATGACACAGTCATTCCAATTACAAAAACAAGACGTATTTTAAGTATTTCGCGTTCCGACAAATTCAAAATATTGAGACGCAGAAATCATTCCATTGAATCATGTGTGCGCATAGGACATTTAAAAGAAGGCGTAGGCTATTGTTTTGGCCCATTTGCCCAACCCAAAGCCGTGTTACAAGAAGTGCAAGAACTGCTCAAACATTTTCCAATAGAATTTAACAACTTTACTATGCAGGAAAGATTTGCGCATTTGAGAGTTATTATTTCTCTTTTAAATGGAAATATTGAGCAAGAAATTAAGAAAATTGAAAGAGAAAATAAAAAAATCAATGCTCTAAAAAATTTCTCAAATTACCTTCGTAATTTAAAACTCATAAAAGATATCAATCAAATTTCTGAGTACTTTAATAAAAATTATATGAGCAATATTCCTAAATCAGGTCTTTGCCTTATCTCAAATAACGATTTTAAAGAATTTGACGTTGCCGTTGTCGTCCGTGGCAGAGTGGCTAAAAAGAGTCGCCTTCCTTTTGAACAAGGCGATCGTCTCAAAAGCCCTCGTTACTTTACAAGGCTCTTTGAAAATTATTACGACGAAATCATGGCTCCTCTTTCGCCAATTGTTTTTACCGATGACCACTGCTCAGACATGGAATTATTTTCATATTGGCTGCAGAATAAAAAAGGAGAAGGAGAGTGGGTTGAATTCTCAGAATTAGAGCCTTTGTTTAATACGACTTTATTGTAA
- a CDS encoding MBL fold metallo-hydrolase codes for MAHRSYKSKSPKKTVLSTNKTFTGTEQFVTFWGVRGTIPTPEQNRLKYGGNTPCIEILNISSQKHNSLIFDAGTGIIKCCENALLRGDRVFHLFFSHMHYDHIIGLTKFLPFFRKDCKIHIYGQAKFSKTLKEIIQHFFIAPFFPVEFYQLPALNNIYFHELNGLSQIDIDGIHINIQPLNHPQEALAFRIWSLDKRTSVVYATDHEHGSNLDIELEKFIKETDIFIYDSTFSESNYKNHIGWGHSTAKEGATLAKNANVKNYIIFHHDPSSTDTYLEEKILYEAKKIFDQSYLATEYQSINVSELHTLLTPK; via the coding sequence GTGGCTCATCGCTCTTATAAGAGCAAATCTCCCAAAAAAACAGTATTATCCACAAATAAAACCTTCACGGGTACAGAGCAATTTGTTACGTTTTGGGGCGTGCGTGGGACCATTCCAACTCCAGAACAAAACAGGCTAAAATATGGCGGCAACACTCCTTGTATTGAAATACTTAACATTTCATCGCAAAAGCACAATTCTTTAATTTTTGATGCAGGCACAGGTATAATAAAGTGCTGTGAAAACGCATTGTTGCGAGGAGATAGAGTCTTTCACCTATTTTTTTCCCATATGCATTATGACCATATCATAGGTTTAACAAAATTCCTCCCTTTTTTTAGGAAGGATTGTAAAATTCACATTTATGGTCAAGCTAAGTTCTCAAAAACACTGAAAGAAATTATTCAACATTTTTTTATAGCCCCTTTTTTTCCTGTCGAATTTTATCAACTTCCCGCTCTCAATAATATCTATTTCCACGAGTTAAATGGTCTAAGTCAAATTGATATAGATGGTATTCATATTAACATTCAACCTCTCAATCACCCACAAGAAGCGCTCGCATTTAGAATTTGGAGTTTAGACAAAAGAACCAGCGTGGTTTATGCAACAGACCATGAACATGGCTCTAATTTAGATATTGAGCTTGAAAAATTTATTAAGGAAACTGATATTTTTATTTACGACTCCACATTTTCAGAGAGCAACTATAAAAATCATATCGGTTGGGGGCATTCTACTGCAAAAGAAGGCGCCACTTTGGCTAAAAATGCAAATGTAAAAAATTATATAATATTTCATCACGATCCTTCAAGTACAGATACATATCTCGAAGAAAAAATACTATATGAAGCGAAAAAAATTTTTGATCAAAGCTATCTTGCAACCGAATATCAAAGCATAAACGTCAGCGAGCTACATACGTTATTGACGCCAAAGTAA
- a CDS encoding DUF6178 family protein, which yields MFMLRTPKYLSQESYEASSYRTLSSASEALHAIPWKPDAENPLAPALLNIDWLTAQPMLPFLTQVAPAHLLYRSIMSHGMGDSIEVIEWIRGAQLQKVLDFDLWEKSSALQTEDISYDKFMSWLRLWLQISPEFAVERLLELEEETIVLVFSKIFEIIPEGVTQVTEEMRENWWVTEDKKFFLRLRDENPETFEQIKPFVDALYKNNVRLAGSVFAHAAMLVRQESLEDGLRWKNARLADQGFVAQEQALKTLAPKSQKALKQIILDAQKLEEKRVEAFNKLKNPIVSLATESAIDPEAVDNITEFLSKLDCEEGVRYMQLALGEGTLKQLTGSENISPEYFYEDRDFINESTEKIIEKCQKLLVRSEFVYSRSVNKMNLLIEKVFAEITNNDPMKGSLLKERVAHISNILLSGVMHSISNDSLSRSLGIVKGLLNIALEVCLLNPIDYNIKLHEEKSELEKGVECFNLVGPEFLFQVGWNLLLNIAKETAQTLCDFDINDPMVRNHLKTIRRITLSDASFIEVSLTKLVENQRHSDVSVWLSSVESQLSPEIFFIIESLLNRVPMYPNILSIDKQSDTLKFTRTVKPFETLDDIEKVKLFLKNFTRNLARE from the coding sequence ATGTTCATGCTACGTACGCCAAAATATTTATCTCAAGAAAGTTATGAAGCAAGCTCCTACCGTACGCTGAGCTCTGCAAGCGAAGCTTTGCATGCTATACCATGGAAACCTGATGCAGAAAATCCATTGGCGCCTGCTTTATTGAATATAGATTGGTTAACGGCGCAGCCCATGCTGCCATTTTTGACTCAAGTTGCGCCTGCTCACCTACTTTATCGCAGCATTATGTCACATGGTATGGGCGATTCCATTGAGGTTATTGAGTGGATTCGTGGTGCTCAGTTACAAAAAGTATTGGATTTCGATCTTTGGGAGAAATCTTCAGCATTGCAAACCGAAGACATCTCTTACGATAAATTTATGTCATGGCTGAGATTATGGTTACAAATCAGTCCTGAATTTGCGGTAGAACGTTTGCTTGAACTTGAAGAAGAAACCATTGTACTTGTCTTTTCAAAAATATTTGAAATAATTCCTGAAGGAGTTACACAAGTAACTGAAGAAATGCGTGAAAATTGGTGGGTTACAGAAGATAAAAAATTCTTTTTACGCTTACGTGACGAGAATCCGGAAACTTTTGAACAAATTAAACCATTTGTGGATGCCCTGTACAAAAATAACGTGCGTCTTGCAGGTTCTGTTTTTGCCCATGCTGCTATGCTTGTTCGGCAGGAATCTCTTGAAGATGGTTTGCGCTGGAAAAATGCTCGTCTTGCCGATCAAGGTTTTGTGGCGCAAGAGCAGGCATTAAAAACTCTTGCGCCTAAGAGCCAAAAAGCTTTGAAACAAATTATTTTAGACGCTCAGAAACTCGAAGAAAAAAGGGTTGAAGCTTTTAATAAGCTAAAAAACCCTATTGTATCATTAGCTACTGAAAGTGCTATCGATCCAGAGGCTGTTGATAATATTACAGAATTTCTTTCAAAACTCGACTGTGAAGAAGGCGTGCGCTATATGCAGCTTGCTTTAGGGGAAGGAACTTTAAAGCAGCTTACAGGCTCGGAAAATATTTCTCCAGAGTATTTTTATGAAGACAGAGATTTTATCAATGAATCTACAGAAAAAATCATTGAAAAATGTCAAAAATTATTAGTGAGATCCGAATTTGTTTACTCCCGTTCAGTTAATAAAATGAACTTGTTAATTGAGAAGGTTTTTGCTGAAATAACAAATAATGACCCAATGAAAGGTTCTCTTTTAAAAGAAAGAGTCGCACATATTTCAAATATTTTACTTTCTGGGGTAATGCACTCCATTAGTAATGACTCATTAAGCCGTTCATTAGGCATTGTAAAAGGTTTGCTCAATATTGCCTTAGAGGTTTGTTTGCTCAACCCAATTGATTACAATATCAAGTTGCATGAAGAAAAAAGTGAATTAGAAAAAGGTGTGGAATGCTTTAATCTTGTTGGTCCTGAATTTCTTTTTCAAGTCGGTTGGAATCTGTTACTTAACATTGCTAAAGAAACAGCACAAACCCTTTGTGATTTCGATATAAATGATCCAATGGTTAGAAATCACCTTAAGACAATTCGTCGTATCACTTTAAGTGATGCTTCATTTATTGAAGTATCTCTTACTAAACTCGTCGAAAATCAGAGACACTCTGATGTGAGTGTCTGGTTAAGTTCTGTTGAAAGTCAATTATCACCTGAAATATTTTTTATTATTGAGTCTCTATTGAATAGGGTTCCAATGTATCCGAATATCCTTTCTATAGATAAGCAGAGTGATACATTGAAATTTACCCGAACAGTGAAGCCTTTTGAAACTCTAGATGATATAGAGAAGGTGAAACTATTTCTTAAGAATTTTACTAGAAATTTAGCTAGGGAGTAA
- the mnmA gene encoding tRNA 2-thiouridine(34) synthase MnmA produces MKKRVLIAMSGGVDSSVAAAILVEQGYDVIGVTMQLWDYSQNESSCDPNSKFDTCCSLDDVADARLVAHKLGIPFYVFDYQDDFKENVVDYFTDEYLKGRTPNPCVACNTFLKFDHLLDRAQRLGCDYVATGHYAQIHYDEVYGQYKLVKGLDSKKDQSYFLFSMTQDRLSKVLFPVGNLTKTEVRIIAEKYGLVNAAKKESMEICFIPNNDYAKFIAERTSEEDLIKGDIRHEDGRLLSKHDGIHQFTVGQRKGLKISSEYPLYVTRIDSETGTVFAGEDKYLYRSGFSFKKFHMIRNFGNSIDFEVKIRYRSQPCAAILEKNGETVSLKFVTQQKSVTPGQIAVLYLGDEVVGGGFIDKVFV; encoded by the coding sequence ATGAAAAAAAGAGTTTTAATTGCAATGTCGGGTGGTGTTGATAGTTCAGTCGCAGCAGCTATCTTAGTTGAACAAGGATATGATGTTATCGGCGTGACCATGCAATTGTGGGACTATTCGCAAAATGAAAGCAGTTGCGATCCAAATAGTAAATTCGATACATGCTGCAGTTTAGATGACGTAGCGGATGCGCGTTTGGTTGCACATAAGCTGGGTATTCCTTTTTATGTTTTTGATTATCAAGACGATTTTAAAGAAAATGTCGTTGACTATTTTACCGATGAGTATTTAAAAGGGCGTACGCCAAATCCTTGTGTGGCATGTAATACTTTTTTAAAATTTGATCATTTACTAGATCGAGCGCAAAGACTCGGCTGCGACTATGTTGCTACAGGGCATTATGCGCAAATTCATTATGATGAAGTGTATGGACAATATAAATTAGTTAAAGGGTTAGACTCTAAAAAAGATCAAAGTTACTTTTTATTTTCAATGACCCAAGACAGACTTTCTAAAGTGCTTTTCCCAGTTGGAAATTTAACTAAGACTGAAGTCAGAATTATTGCTGAAAAATATGGTCTGGTAAATGCAGCCAAAAAAGAAAGCATGGAAATCTGCTTTATTCCTAATAATGATTATGCTAAATTCATAGCAGAAAGAACTTCTGAAGAAGATCTTATCAAAGGTGACATTCGTCATGAAGACGGACGTTTATTAAGTAAGCATGATGGTATTCATCAATTTACAGTAGGTCAAAGGAAGGGCTTAAAAATCTCATCTGAATATCCATTGTATGTGACACGTATTGATTCTGAGACAGGAACTGTATTTGCGGGTGAAGACAAATATCTTTATCGATCTGGATTTTCTTTTAAAAAATTCCATATGATTCGTAATTTTGGAAATTCTATTGATTTCGAAGTTAAGATTCGTTACCGTTCGCAACCATGCGCTGCAATCTTAGAAAAAAATGGTGAAACTGTTTCTTTAAAATTTGTAACACAACAAAAATCAGTCACGCCTGGACAAATTGCAGTTTTATATTTGGGTGATGAAGTTGTTGGTGGTGGTTTTATTGATAAGGTCTTTGTCTAA
- a CDS encoding ribonuclease III family protein has product MLEKRLTLLRTHFKELNFNKLSRVFPQIEANIDKLGEIQGHRYQDKKLAAISLVHRSSLVYWPTDKSGIFSNERLEFLGDAFLSFFVASEAMIEHRSLQEGDLSRLRAALVGTENLALKSRDLGIGECLLVGKAEMNSNPQRRDNVLADAFEAVTAALLLDAGEEKARAWLLKIFSEDLLAGKDTLLKFDAKSKLQQWTQGIIGVPPVYKAIGTEGTPQETFFIVAAFIGETEIGRASAASKREASKKVADKIIEKIESGELTKEMIVSFFGKEK; this is encoded by the coding sequence ATGCTTGAAAAACGTCTTACCTTACTTAGGACGCACTTTAAAGAGCTTAATTTCAATAAATTAAGTCGAGTCTTCCCGCAGATTGAAGCGAATATTGATAAGCTTGGAGAAATTCAAGGGCATCGCTATCAAGATAAAAAATTGGCTGCAATTTCTCTTGTGCATCGTTCATCTCTGGTCTATTGGCCTACAGACAAGTCTGGAATTTTTTCAAACGAAAGACTTGAGTTTTTAGGTGATGCTTTTTTAAGTTTTTTTGTTGCTTCTGAAGCAATGATTGAACACAGATCTCTTCAAGAGGGCGACTTATCTCGTCTTAGAGCTGCACTCGTCGGTACAGAAAATCTTGCATTAAAAAGCCGTGATCTTGGAATAGGTGAATGTTTACTCGTTGGTAAGGCAGAAATGAATTCTAATCCCCAGCGGCGTGACAATGTCCTAGCAGATGCCTTTGAAGCCGTTACAGCTGCTTTGCTATTAGATGCAGGCGAAGAAAAGGCTCGGGCTTGGCTTTTAAAAATATTTTCTGAAGATCTCCTAGCAGGAAAAGATACTTTATTGAAATTTGATGCAAAAAGTAAACTTCAACAATGGACACAGGGAATCATTGGAGTTCCTCCTGTATACAAAGCGATTGGAACTGAAGGAACGCCACAGGAAACCTTTTTTATTGTGGCAGCTTTTATCGGTGAAACTGAAATAGGACGTGCTTCTGCTGCAAGTAAACGAGAAGCAAGTAAAAAAGTTGCTGATAAAATCATTGAGAAAATTGAGAGTGGTGAATTGACAAAAGAAATGATTGTAAGTTTTTTTGGAAAAGAAAAATGA
- the era gene encoding GTPase Era, whose amino-acid sequence MNKKCGYIALLGRPNAGKSTFLNAFLGAKLAVVSNKPQTTRNKILGVYTDGESQALLLDTPGIHKAQGLPKMNQVMNKVAWSVLADADFVCYLIDVTQGWTEEDAKWVEGILKKYNKKALLLATKSDKVKMEEVEQGMINIAEGFQALSEKISALGEIKCQFIGETPQAISSKRPEEVAQMRHFILDQLPQAEWLYAEDDLTDRPQKFVCAEIIREQIFRQLGQELPYKIAVIIELFEHKKNVTDISATIVVDRDSHKGIVIGKNGSRIKSLGTDARISLERHLERKVFLELFVKVKPGWTEDSNMLLEFANLQEPDDVK is encoded by the coding sequence ATGAATAAAAAATGTGGATATATAGCTCTTTTAGGGCGCCCGAACGCAGGTAAAAGTACCTTTTTAAATGCGTTTCTTGGTGCAAAACTTGCGGTTGTAAGCAATAAGCCTCAAACGACAAGAAATAAAATTCTAGGCGTTTATACGGATGGTGAAAGCCAAGCCCTTCTGTTAGACACACCTGGAATTCATAAAGCCCAAGGTTTGCCAAAAATGAACCAAGTTATGAATAAAGTTGCTTGGAGTGTTCTCGCAGACGCAGATTTTGTCTGTTACTTAATTGATGTAACTCAAGGTTGGACAGAAGAAGACGCAAAATGGGTCGAAGGTATATTAAAAAAATACAATAAAAAGGCTCTGCTTCTTGCAACTAAGTCAGATAAGGTTAAAATGGAAGAAGTAGAACAAGGAATGATCAACATTGCAGAAGGATTTCAAGCGTTATCCGAGAAAATATCTGCTTTGGGTGAAATTAAGTGTCAATTTATCGGGGAAACCCCACAAGCAATTTCTTCTAAAAGACCTGAAGAAGTCGCTCAAATGAGACATTTTATCTTAGATCAATTGCCCCAAGCCGAATGGTTGTATGCAGAAGATGATTTAACGGATCGCCCTCAGAAATTTGTATGCGCAGAAATTATTAGAGAGCAAATTTTCCGCCAATTAGGACAAGAGCTTCCTTATAAGATTGCAGTCATCATTGAGCTATTTGAACATAAAAAAAATGTTACAGATATCTCAGCAACTATAGTTGTTGATAGGGACTCGCACAAAGGTATTGTCATTGGTAAAAATGGTTCACGTATAAAAAGTCTTGGAACCGATGCGAGAATTTCGCTTGAACGTCATCTTGAAAGAAAGGTTTTTTTGGAATTATTTGTTAAAGTAAAACCAGGATGGACCGAAGATTCAAATATGTTATTGGAATTTGCAAATTTGCAAGAACCAGATGATGTGAAGTAG
- the coaE gene encoding dephospho-CoA kinase (Dephospho-CoA kinase (CoaE) performs the final step in coenzyme A biosynthesis.), producing the protein MHKLIAITGGIGSGKSTLAKKLALRGYCVWDADLFSREVLFFPQVQARIKTIFGDSVFIENGILDRELIRKQIFSSPKLKKSLEGILHPAIAELLKAKLTALKENAPSAWAFYEASLILELGRKANFDACVVVIAKENIKLKRLKLNRKLSETDARKIMQTQMPDDEKIKFADFVIDNSKDESDLEKLIDNLLIFLREKFS; encoded by the coding sequence ATGCACAAATTGATTGCTATTACAGGCGGAATAGGTTCTGGGAAATCAACTCTGGCAAAAAAACTTGCTCTGAGAGGTTATTGTGTTTGGGATGCTGATTTATTTTCTCGAGAAGTTTTATTTTTTCCACAAGTGCAAGCACGCATTAAAACAATTTTCGGTGACTCAGTCTTCATTGAAAATGGAATTTTAGATCGAGAGCTCATTCGTAAGCAAATTTTTTCATCACCAAAATTAAAAAAATCTTTAGAAGGTATTTTGCATCCTGCAATTGCTGAGTTATTAAAAGCAAAATTAACAGCTTTAAAAGAGAACGCACCATCAGCATGGGCGTTTTATGAAGCTTCTTTGATTTTAGAGCTTGGGCGAAAAGCAAATTTTGATGCTTGTGTTGTTGTTATAGCAAAAGAAAATATAAAATTAAAAAGACTAAAATTAAATAGAAAACTTTCGGAAACGGATGCACGTAAAATAATGCAAACGCAGATGCCTGACGATGAGAAAATTAAATTTGCAGATTTTGTTATTGATAATTCAAAGGATGAATCTGATCTTGAAAAATTGATTGATAATCTACTTATATTCTTGCGTGAAAAATTTTCTTAA